A portion of the Magnetovibrio sp. genome contains these proteins:
- a CDS encoding YbaN family protein, with translation MQSAPPPPTCKRVLFLGLGWLFFCLGVVGAFLPVMPTTVFMIMALWAFANSSRNLHTWLYTHEKFGPALQQWDRERVIPVHAKLAALGGMLISLIYVTVFSGAPPLAIAAAVAFIAFGAVYVISKPSRIAQAVPVSQNDNNDTP, from the coding sequence ATGCAATCGGCCCCACCACCACCGACATGCAAGCGCGTGCTCTTTCTCGGTCTCGGTTGGTTGTTCTTCTGCCTTGGCGTGGTCGGTGCGTTCTTGCCGGTGATGCCGACGACCGTATTTATGATCATGGCTTTGTGGGCCTTCGCCAACAGTTCGCGCAACTTGCACACATGGCTTTACACCCACGAAAAATTCGGCCCGGCGTTACAACAGTGGGACCGTGAACGGGTTATCCCCGTGCATGCCAAGCTCGCGGCGCTTGGCGGCATGCTCATCAGTCTGATCTATGTGACGGTGTTCAGCGGCGCACCGCCCCTGGCCATTGCCGCCGCCGTGGCATTCATCGCGTTTGGCGCCGTCTATGTGATCAGCAAGCCCAGTCGCATCGCCCAGGCCGTCCCAGTATCGCAGAACGACAACAACGACACGCCTTAA
- a CDS encoding M20 aminoacylase family protein, with product MIHGQLQNLNLIPAIAAMVDEMTAWRRDLHAHPETAYEENRTAAIVAEKLRAFGLEVHTGLARTGVVGVLRNGDGPSVGLRADMDALNIVEQTGLPYASTYPGKMHACGHDGHTTMLLGAAKHLAATRACKGTVVFIFQPAEEDDGGAQEMVADGLFEKFPVDAVYGLHNWPGMDLGTIAVKAGPIMAAYDSFEAEIIGHGAHGGMPHLGVDPVVAAAQVISAWQSIVSRNIDPYDSAVISVTQVNAGDTFNVIPDAVRLKGAIRSFSADVRDRVWDRMEGLAQGICTGFGARFVWALHSSYPATINTDTEAGLAALAAAEVVGAHNVNHHPAPSMGAEDFAYMLNERPGCYVWLGNGPGTGGCMLHNPKYDFNDEALAIGASYWVRLVENLLPV from the coding sequence ATGATCCACGGCCAACTCCAGAACCTGAACTTGATCCCCGCCATTGCCGCCATGGTCGACGAAATGACGGCTTGGCGGCGCGATTTGCACGCCCACCCGGAAACGGCTTACGAAGAAAATCGAACCGCTGCCATCGTCGCGGAGAAACTCAGGGCGTTCGGCCTCGAAGTGCATACCGGTTTGGCGAGAACAGGCGTGGTCGGCGTTTTGCGAAACGGTGACGGACCGTCGGTAGGCTTGCGGGCGGATATGGATGCCTTGAACATCGTTGAGCAAACGGGGCTGCCGTATGCTTCCACATACCCGGGCAAGATGCATGCCTGCGGCCATGATGGGCATACGACGATGCTGTTGGGTGCGGCCAAGCATTTGGCCGCCACGCGCGCATGCAAGGGCACGGTGGTGTTCATCTTTCAGCCTGCCGAAGAAGATGACGGCGGCGCGCAGGAAATGGTCGCCGATGGTTTGTTCGAAAAGTTTCCCGTCGATGCGGTTTACGGTCTGCACAACTGGCCGGGCATGGATCTGGGAACGATCGCGGTCAAGGCCGGTCCGATCATGGCGGCGTACGATTCCTTCGAAGCCGAAATCATCGGCCATGGCGCCCATGGCGGCATGCCGCATTTGGGTGTCGATCCCGTGGTGGCGGCGGCTCAGGTGATCAGTGCCTGGCAAAGTATCGTCAGCCGCAACATCGATCCGTATGATTCCGCAGTCATCTCCGTGACGCAGGTGAACGCCGGCGATACCTTTAACGTCATACCGGATGCGGTGCGTCTGAAAGGCGCGATCCGGTCGTTTAGTGCCGACGTGCGCGATCGTGTGTGGGACCGCATGGAGGGACTCGCCCAGGGCATTTGCACAGGGTTCGGTGCGCGGTTTGTGTGGGCGCTGCACAGCAGCTATCCCGCGACCATCAACACCGATACCGAAGCCGGATTGGCGGCCTTGGCGGCGGCGGAAGTGGTCGGCGCGCACAATGTCAACCATCACCCCGCGCCGAGCATGGGGGCCGAGGATTTCGCCTATATGCTCAACGAGCGCCCCGGCTGCTACGTATGGCTGGGTAATGGTCCTGGCACCGGCGGATGCATGCTGCACAACCCCAAATACGACTTCAATGACGAAGCGCTGGCCATCGGGGCGAGCTATTGGGTGCGATTGGTGGAAAACCTGCTTCCGGTTTAA
- a CDS encoding substrate-binding domain-containing protein gives MTIKLKDFVLIALVLLFAFGVPMNWALAQDKTFIVGFPQDNMANDWRRAQVMAVEAELRMHPGYTFVHSDAQGDTAKNIQDIEDMIDRGIDLLIVSPRDTAAMTPVIANVRAQGIPVVLLTRRILTNDYTTFVSPNDDKIARRAATYMAEQLNGAGKILVLQGVPTASTAIKRTEGFLDEIAKYQNIKVVAVRPANYLRSEAIKVVETVLDEGLSFDAIYAQSDSMATGARLALKAANIDPKSKLIVGIDYIPEAREAIRAGEQNATFTYPTSGKEGAQLAVQILQGQAVEREIEVHSEMVTIFNVETIEPVF, from the coding sequence ATGACGATCAAATTGAAAGATTTCGTCCTGATTGCACTCGTTCTGTTGTTCGCCTTTGGTGTGCCAATGAATTGGGCCTTGGCCCAGGACAAAACATTTATCGTCGGCTTTCCCCAAGACAACATGGCCAATGATTGGCGGCGCGCTCAAGTTATGGCAGTCGAGGCTGAACTACGCATGCACCCAGGCTACACGTTCGTGCATTCCGATGCCCAAGGCGACACCGCCAAGAACATTCAAGACATCGAAGACATGATAGATCGCGGCATCGATCTTTTGATCGTCAGCCCGCGGGACACGGCAGCCATGACGCCCGTGATCGCAAACGTGCGTGCCCAGGGCATCCCCGTGGTGCTGTTGACACGACGTATCCTCACAAACGATTACACCACCTTCGTCTCACCCAACGACGATAAGATTGCACGCCGTGCGGCGACATACATGGCGGAGCAGTTGAACGGCGCCGGGAAGATCTTGGTTCTGCAAGGCGTCCCCACTGCCAGCACCGCAATCAAACGCACGGAAGGTTTTTTGGATGAAATCGCCAAATACCAAAACATCAAAGTGGTCGCGGTGAGGCCTGCGAATTATTTGCGATCGGAAGCCATCAAGGTGGTCGAGACCGTTCTCGACGAGGGGTTGTCGTTCGACGCCATCTATGCGCAAAGCGACAGCATGGCAACCGGTGCGCGCTTAGCGCTAAAAGCCGCGAATATCGACCCCAAAAGCAAACTGATTGTCGGCATCGACTACATTCCCGAGGCTCGTGAAGCCATCCGCGCAGGAGAACAGAACGCGACCTTCACCTACCCCACCAGTGGCAAAGAAGGCGCTCAACTGGCCGTTCAAATTCTCCAGGGACAAGCGGTCGAACGAGAAATTGAAGTCCACTCAGAGATGGTCACCATTTTCAATGTCGAGACCATTGAACCGGTTTTTTAG
- a CDS encoding HAMP domain-containing sensor histidine kinase, with amino-acid sequence MLKLKVKHKLLLIWLGSIVLTLSVMAMLFEYQIGALHQEEARSAVSNAINILHQDLELQAQQVDQSSQTLSARGDLISSMSMINSYQDIDNYQPSVFDIEKSKIALELAQHATATGMDTLALFDTKGVLAAFYLSPTAGGNGAGYVSFQDGKMVPFVQNAQGGFTATDDAYMAAVMRQLSPLDRTPSLHAQIYHTTNNSLLISTARPMERKRPTGQIQQVGAIIVGRALGDTFSRSLSRATGMNLRILFPEHHDPSVEMNELDAMIIAHNVPRMVLNGNPAPDHSTAHIWFSTQNLYVGTVRMEKRKGPPFYFVFTQRKDTLQSTLNAFRNTVLLVLFATGLTLIPVGVFFLNRFITHPIENLVESADNLRRGQHRAMEGLTSADEFGKLASAFQEMSAAVLAREKSLIESQASLKNAQRIAHIGNWEWDLQSDVISLSDELHFILDRHPETMSTTFEALMMSVHPDDADSLKHRIDAAVETGSGFKMEHRIVQPNGNERYVLHHGEIQYDGAVATRLSATVQDITERYLLERAKSDLISTVSHELRTPLTSITGTLGLAVGGVLGELPDQLKSMLTTADKNAQKLGLLIDDLLDIEKIANGSMTFAFKPVSVAEVFQSAMDVTETLAQNHKVTLSVEGDVDNIKLYADPGRITQVMANLISNAIKFSPTESKVLIRARRTGSAVTISVSDRGAGIPENFRPHVFERFAQADQTQTRSDQKGGTGLGLSITKAIVEMHDGNISFESICAPAPNHGTTFKFSIPAWNEISPQTENTHS; translated from the coding sequence ATGCTGAAGCTGAAAGTCAAACATAAGCTTCTCTTAATCTGGCTGGGGTCAATCGTTTTGACCCTGTCCGTCATGGCGATGCTGTTTGAGTATCAAATCGGCGCACTACACCAAGAAGAGGCCCGCTCGGCCGTCTCCAACGCCATCAATATTTTGCACCAAGATCTTGAACTGCAGGCCCAACAGGTCGATCAGAGTTCGCAAACCCTGTCCGCGCGCGGCGATTTGATTTCATCGATGAGCATGATCAACAGCTACCAAGACATCGACAATTATCAACCCAGCGTCTTCGATATTGAAAAAAGCAAAATTGCCTTGGAACTGGCGCAACACGCCACCGCCACGGGCATGGACACCCTCGCCTTGTTCGATACCAAGGGCGTTCTGGCCGCATTTTATTTATCACCCACGGCGGGCGGAAACGGCGCCGGTTATGTCAGCTTTCAAGACGGAAAGATGGTGCCCTTTGTGCAAAATGCGCAAGGCGGCTTTACCGCCACGGATGACGCCTACATGGCCGCCGTAATGCGCCAATTGAGCCCTCTGGACCGCACGCCGTCGTTACATGCGCAAATTTACCACACCACAAACAACAGTCTGCTGATCAGCACGGCACGCCCTATGGAGCGCAAACGTCCCACCGGGCAGATTCAGCAAGTCGGCGCGATCATTGTCGGCCGGGCTTTAGGCGACACGTTCAGCCGGTCATTATCGCGCGCAACGGGCATGAATTTACGCATCTTGTTTCCCGAACATCATGACCCAAGCGTCGAAATGAACGAACTGGACGCAATGATCATTGCCCATAATGTGCCGCGTATGGTTCTCAACGGTAATCCCGCCCCGGACCACAGCACCGCGCATATCTGGTTTTCAACACAAAACCTGTACGTCGGCACCGTGCGCATGGAAAAACGCAAGGGACCACCGTTCTATTTCGTTTTCACTCAACGCAAAGACACCTTGCAAAGTACCTTGAACGCTTTTCGCAACACCGTCCTCTTGGTCTTGTTCGCCACCGGCCTGACGCTCATTCCCGTGGGCGTGTTTTTTCTCAACCGCTTCATCACACATCCCATCGAAAATCTGGTCGAGAGCGCTGACAATTTGCGGCGTGGCCAGCACCGCGCCATGGAGGGCCTCACAAGCGCGGATGAGTTCGGCAAACTGGCCTCCGCGTTTCAAGAGATGTCGGCCGCCGTGTTGGCACGTGAGAAGTCCCTCATTGAAAGCCAAGCCAGTCTCAAAAACGCTCAGCGCATTGCTCACATCGGCAACTGGGAATGGGACCTACAATCAGACGTCATCAGCTTGTCGGACGAACTTCATTTCATTTTGGACCGTCATCCCGAAACCATGTCCACGACCTTCGAAGCCTTAATGATGAGCGTGCACCCCGATGACGCCGACAGCCTCAAACATCGCATTGATGCAGCGGTCGAAACCGGCAGCGGCTTTAAGATGGAACATCGCATCGTTCAGCCCAACGGCAATGAGCGTTACGTCCTGCACCACGGTGAAATTCAATATGATGGCGCCGTCGCCACGCGTCTCAGCGCCACTGTTCAAGACATCACCGAACGCTATTTGCTGGAACGCGCCAAAAGCGATCTGATTTCCACGGTCAGTCATGAATTGCGCACGCCTTTGACGTCCATCACTGGCACTTTGGGGCTGGCTGTCGGCGGCGTCCTGGGCGAGCTTCCCGACCAGTTGAAATCCATGCTCACCACCGCTGACAAAAATGCCCAAAAGCTTGGTCTGCTCATCGACGATTTGCTGGACATCGAAAAAATCGCCAATGGCTCGATGACGTTCGCATTTAAACCCGTATCTGTGGCCGAAGTCTTCCAAAGCGCGATGGACGTCACCGAAACGCTGGCTCAAAACCACAAGGTCACCCTTTCGGTCGAAGGCGATGTCGATAACATTAAACTTTACGCTGACCCGGGCCGCATCACGCAGGTCATGGCGAACCTAATCTCCAATGCGATTAAATTTTCGCCCACTGAGTCTAAGGTCCTTATTCGTGCGAGACGCACCGGCAGCGCCGTTACGATATCTGTCTCCGACCGTGGCGCCGGCATTCCGGAAAACTTCCGCCCACACGTTTTCGAGCGCTTCGCACAGGCTGATCAAACGCAAACCCGATCCGATCAAAAGGGCGGCACAGGCCTTGGCCTTTCGATTACCAAGGCTATCGTCGAAATGCACGACGGCAACATTTCTTTTGAAAGCATCTGCGCCCCGGCCCCCAACCACGGCACCACGTTTAAATTCAGCATACCGGCCTGGAACGAAATTTCACCCCAGACAGAAAATACCCATAGTTGA
- a CDS encoding FecR domain-containing protein codes for MKQRPTLWVSLLSLSAVLLAVIAWSTMSAIAALPPAPIGAVDALKGKGWGKGAVGGRYDKLVGDLVVMDEVLGTGRNSNMKLTFIDGTTMSLGSDAEIMVDEMVYDPNDAQGNRVVLHLGVGAFYFVSGQVAKDKVTIITPTTTIGIRGTELVINVSQDGSTSVGVSKGHAFMDSRSAGGGRAEIEVGNTARSDANGRVGRSFPGIDLTGDDNVDRNIPGVSDWYDAQSEEDEDGKFGEFTETEDDEEDGRVGEDEHGKQNKDDEYEDGNFNGIEDEDGQEHTLDLAANDDDDEGRDDGKESDDGGEREGSSDSDDGGGESDGGSNADGGDGGDGGDGDDGDDGDTDTGDADGDGQDASDDDNDDKA; via the coding sequence ATGAAACAGAGACCGACCCTATGGGTATCACTTCTTTCACTGTCGGCGGTGTTGCTGGCGGTGATCGCGTGGTCGACGATGAGCGCCATCGCGGCGCTTCCACCCGCACCCATCGGCGCTGTTGATGCGTTGAAAGGCAAGGGCTGGGGCAAAGGCGCCGTGGGCGGTCGCTACGACAAACTTGTCGGTGATCTGGTGGTTATGGACGAAGTTCTCGGCACCGGGCGAAATTCGAATATGAAGTTGACCTTCATCGACGGCACCACCATGAGCCTGGGTTCGGACGCCGAAATCATGGTCGATGAAATGGTGTATGACCCGAATGACGCCCAAGGTAATCGTGTCGTCTTGCACCTGGGCGTGGGGGCATTCTACTTCGTTTCGGGGCAGGTTGCGAAAGACAAAGTCACCATCATAACCCCGACCACGACCATCGGCATTCGCGGCACGGAACTTGTGATCAATGTGTCTCAAGACGGCAGCACTTCGGTCGGTGTTTCCAAGGGCCATGCCTTCATGGATTCACGTTCCGCAGGTGGTGGCCGCGCCGAAATCGAAGTCGGCAATACCGCGCGCAGCGATGCGAATGGGCGCGTCGGTAGAAGTTTTCCCGGCATCGACCTCACCGGCGACGACAACGTCGACCGTAATATTCCCGGCGTATCGGACTGGTACGACGCCCAGTCCGAAGAAGACGAGGACGGCAAATTTGGTGAGTTCACCGAGACCGAAGACGATGAGGAAGATGGCCGTGTGGGAGAAGATGAACACGGGAAGCAGAACAAAGACGATGAGTACGAAGATGGGAACTTCAATGGCATCGAAGACGAAGACGGTCAGGAACACACCTTAGATTTGGCCGCAAACGATGACGATGACGAAGGCCGTGACGATGGCAAAGAAAGTGATGACGGTGGCGAACGAGAGGGCAGTTCGGACAGTGACGACGGCGGGGGAGAGAGTGACGGCGGTTCAAATGCCGATGGTGGCGACGGTGGCGACGGTGGCGATGGTGACGATGGTGACGATGGTGATACCGATACGGGCGATGCCGATGGGGATGGCCAGGACGCCAGCGACGATGACAACGACGACAAAGCCTGA
- a CDS encoding ligand-binding protein SH3 — protein MSGFIPDFPSDGVITVNRVILKPEYDTDDLQERVAVLCENVKTYHSETGFFGGLVMLNSGAVSNEGSTIGQAVESPLKEREALIVTFWRSFEDHELSHKSDTFQPLFAEVLELCENGNEEIAYEMLWSGKAYSAEDARAAREAKQAFAA, from the coding sequence ATGTCCGGTTTCATCCCCGATTTCCCCAGCGACGGCGTGATCACCGTCAATCGCGTCATTTTAAAGCCCGAGTACGATACCGACGACTTACAGGAACGCGTTGCCGTTCTATGTGAAAACGTCAAAACCTACCATTCGGAAACCGGCTTCTTCGGCGGTTTGGTGATGCTGAATTCCGGCGCCGTTTCCAATGAAGGCAGCACCATCGGCCAAGCGGTCGAAAGCCCGCTGAAAGAACGTGAAGCCTTGATCGTCACCTTCTGGCGTTCTTTCGAAGATCACGAATTGTCGCACAAGAGCGATACATTCCAACCCTTGTTCGCCGAAGTTCTGGAATTGTGCGAAAACGGCAATGAGGAAATCGCATACGAAATGCTTTGGTCCGGCAAAGCGTATTCGGCCGAAGACGCCCGCGCGGCCCGCGAAGCCAAGCAAGCCTTCGCTGCTTAA
- a CDS encoding quinone-dependent dihydroorotate dehydrogenase gives MPRLPFDPYRFAWPIVRMLDPEVAHGLAVRALETGLVPTPPPVDDDVLKVRLWNLLFPNPVGLAAGFDKDARVYGQMLDQGFGFVEVGSITPQPQPGNPKPRLFRLESDHAVINRMGFNSEGHAASVARLQHRDRARGIVGVNLGKNKNTEDAAADYEIGARTFAHLADFMVINVSSPNTPGLRALQGAEVLRDLLVRTKEALSAGAAEHGVQRPPLLLKIAPDLTDEDKADIAQVSLDVAIDGLIVTNTTIERPATLTSVHKGEGGGLSGRPLFEASTRVLGEMYAATKGKMVLVGVGGIENGRDAYEKILAGASLVELYSAMIYHGPGLAARINRELAEILKADGFASVLHAAGQKGA, from the coding sequence ATGCCTCGTTTGCCCTTTGACCCGTATCGTTTTGCTTGGCCGATCGTGCGTATGCTCGATCCCGAAGTCGCTCATGGCTTGGCCGTGCGCGCGCTGGAAACTGGATTGGTGCCCACGCCGCCGCCGGTCGACGATGATGTCTTGAAGGTGCGCCTGTGGAACCTCCTCTTTCCCAATCCGGTTGGATTGGCGGCAGGCTTCGACAAGGACGCCCGCGTGTATGGGCAAATGCTCGATCAAGGCTTTGGGTTCGTCGAAGTAGGCTCGATCACCCCGCAGCCGCAACCCGGCAACCCCAAGCCACGCTTGTTCCGTCTGGAAAGCGATCACGCGGTGATCAACCGCATGGGCTTCAATTCCGAAGGCCACGCCGCGTCCGTGGCGCGTTTGCAGCACCGTGATCGCGCACGCGGCATCGTCGGCGTCAACTTGGGTAAAAACAAAAACACCGAAGACGCCGCAGCGGATTATGAAATCGGTGCGCGGACTTTCGCTCATCTTGCGGACTTCATGGTCATCAACGTTTCCAGTCCTAACACGCCGGGGCTGCGCGCCCTGCAAGGGGCGGAGGTGTTGCGCGACCTGCTGGTGCGCACGAAGGAAGCCCTGAGTGCGGGGGCGGCGGAGCACGGCGTCCAGCGTCCGCCGTTGTTGTTGAAGATCGCCCCCGACCTGACCGACGAAGATAAGGCCGACATCGCCCAAGTGTCATTGGATGTTGCTATCGATGGTCTGATCGTCACCAACACCACCATCGAACGCCCAGCCACGCTGACCAGCGTGCACAAAGGCGAGGGCGGTGGTTTGAGCGGCCGGCCGTTGTTCGAGGCCTCGACCCGCGTGCTGGGGGAAATGTACGCCGCCACCAAGGGCAAGATGGTCCTGGTAGGGGTCGGCGGGATCGAGAACGGCCGCGACGCGTATGAAAAAATCCTCGCCGGTGCATCGCTGGTCGAGCTTTATTCCGCGATGATCTATCACGGACCGGGCCTGGCGGCGCGGATCAACCGCGAGCTGGCTGAAATTCTCAAAGCCGATGGTTTCGCGTCCGTCCTGCACGCGGCCGGTCAGAAGGGCGCTTAG
- a CDS encoding NAD kinase, with protein MKYKSVAFVAARQKQAQEALASLKERYPSVPPSKADVIVVLGGDGFMLRTLHKYLHRNVPIYGMNRGSVGFLMNAFRANGLMRRLQRAQPITLHPLRMIATDSRGKQHEALAINEVSLLRYTRLAAKLRILVDGHVRLEEMICDGALVSTAAGSTAYNLSANGPIIPLGAELLALTPISAFRPRQWRGALLPAEAKVTFEVLDAKQRPVSAVADDMAVRNVRRVDVVEDRTIAPVLLFDPEHNLEERILREQFMV; from the coding sequence ATGAAATACAAATCCGTCGCCTTCGTCGCGGCGCGTCAAAAACAAGCCCAAGAGGCTCTCGCAAGCCTCAAGGAACGCTACCCCAGCGTCCCGCCGTCCAAGGCCGACGTGATCGTGGTGCTGGGCGGCGACGGGTTCATGTTGCGCACCTTGCACAAATACCTGCACCGCAATGTGCCGATCTACGGCATGAACCGCGGCTCGGTCGGCTTTTTGATGAACGCCTTTCGCGCAAATGGACTGATGCGGCGTCTGCAGCGCGCGCAACCGATCACCCTGCATCCGTTGCGCATGATCGCCACGGATTCACGCGGAAAACAGCACGAAGCCCTGGCCATCAACGAAGTGTCTTTGCTGCGCTACACCCGACTGGCGGCGAAGTTGCGCATTTTGGTGGACGGTCACGTGCGCCTGGAAGAAATGATCTGCGACGGTGCCTTGGTGTCGACGGCCGCCGGCAGCACCGCCTACAACCTATCGGCCAATGGCCCGATCATTCCCTTGGGTGCGGAACTGCTGGCCTTGACCCCAATCAGCGCATTTCGCCCGCGACAGTGGCGCGGCGCTTTGTTGCCTGCCGAAGCCAAGGTCACGTTCGAAGTGCTCGACGCCAAGCAACGCCCCGTCAGCGCGGTTGCCGACGACATGGCGGTGCGCAACGTGCGCCGCGTGGACGTCGTCGAAGACCGCACCATCGCACCGGTGCTGCTGTTCGATCCCGAGCACAATCTGGAAGAACGCATCCTGCGCGAACAATTTATGGTCTAA
- a CDS encoding cupin domain-containing protein, giving the protein MSKTTATYWNPLFAESAGAWQPIAGLEGIAEELTLSIDDDSGEYTRLTRFHPGADTQDFGGKSHDYPEEIFIVSGRLYDQAFDMWLETGHYASRPPGEVHGPFKTDEGCVVLEVSFPNKSTP; this is encoded by the coding sequence ATGTCGAAAACCACCGCCACCTATTGGAATCCCTTGTTCGCGGAAAGCGCTGGCGCCTGGCAGCCCATTGCGGGTCTTGAAGGCATCGCCGAAGAACTAACCTTGAGCATCGATGACGACAGCGGTGAATACACCCGCCTGACGCGCTTTCACCCCGGCGCCGACACACAGGATTTCGGTGGCAAGAGCCACGATTACCCGGAAGAAATCTTCATCGTCAGCGGCCGTTTGTACGATCAGGCGTTCGACATGTGGCTGGAAACCGGGCATTACGCCAGCCGTCCGCCCGGTGAAGTCCATGGGCCGTTCAAGACCGATGAAGGCTGCGTGGTGCTCGAAGTTTCGTTTCCCAATAAAAGTACCCCTTAA
- the moaA gene encoding GTP 3',8-cyclase MoaA, which translates to MQDTFGRHITYLRVSVTDRCDFRCFYCMSEEMQFLPRKDLLSIEELDQVCSTFIERGVRKIRLTGGEPLVRRGIMELIARLSEHKDSGLLDEITLTTNGSQLAKHAHEIKRLGVERINVSVDSLNPEKFAEITRRGNLNQVIEGLEAAKDAGLKVKINTVALKAFNEDELSDMLGWCGTHGFDMTMIETMPLGEIGGNRSDQYLPLTEVRARLEADWTLSPSDHTTGGPSKYMTVAETGQKVGFITPLSDHFCDSCNRMRLTCTGTLYMCLGQDSAVDLRAALRADATLGKLNAAIDQALHLKPKGHEFVIEPGNDGPALKRHMSVTGG; encoded by the coding sequence ATGCAAGACACATTTGGACGGCACATCACCTATCTGCGCGTTTCGGTCACCGACCGATGCGATTTTCGTTGCTTTTACTGCATGTCCGAAGAGATGCAGTTCCTGCCGCGCAAGGATTTGTTGTCCATCGAAGAACTCGACCAAGTGTGTTCGACGTTCATTGAACGCGGCGTGCGCAAAATCCGTCTGACCGGCGGCGAGCCCTTGGTCCGGCGCGGCATTATGGAACTAATCGCCCGGCTGAGCGAACACAAAGACAGCGGCTTGCTGGATGAAATCACCCTGACCACCAACGGCAGCCAACTGGCCAAGCACGCCCATGAGATCAAACGCCTGGGGGTGGAACGCATCAATGTCTCCGTGGACTCTCTTAATCCGGAAAAATTCGCCGAAATCACCCGGCGCGGCAATCTCAACCAAGTGATCGAGGGCTTGGAAGCGGCCAAGGACGCCGGGCTTAAGGTCAAGATCAACACCGTCGCCTTGAAGGCATTCAACGAAGACGAGTTGAGCGACATGTTGGGTTGGTGCGGCACGCATGGTTTCGACATGACCATGATCGAAACCATGCCGCTGGGCGAAATCGGCGGCAACCGCAGCGACCAGTACCTGCCGTTGACGGAAGTTCGCGCCCGCCTGGAAGCGGACTGGACGCTGAGCCCGTCCGATCACACCACCGGGGGGCCGTCGAAATACATGACCGTGGCCGAAACCGGGCAAAAGGTCGGCTTCATCACCCCGCTCAGCGATCATTTCTGCGACAGCTGCAACCGCATGCGGCTGACCTGTACCGGCACCTTGTATATGTGCCTGGGCCAAGACAGCGCCGTGGACTTGCGCGCCGCGTTGCGCGCCGATGCGACGCTCGGCAAACTCAACGCGGCCATCGATCAGGCCTTGCACCTCAAGCCCAAGGGCCACGAATTCGTCATCGAACCGGGCAACGACGGCCCGGCGCTGAAACGCCATATGAGCGTCACAGGTGGTTGA
- a CDS encoding ATP-binding cassette domain-containing protein — protein sequence MISATTILPLKLDAVWYRGREGIPLIKDLNLEFSAGTRTMVIGPNGAGKSLLLRLCHGLLKPSEGRITWAVDTARAAKAQAMVFQRPVMLRRSARANIDYALSLRHVAKSQRAAIIDDVLIKTGLTRQADAPAHVLSFGEQQRLAIARAWALRPQILFLDEPTASLDPSATHQIEELIETLHRQGTKIVMTTHDLGQAKRLGDEVLFMHRGRLLEQSAAARFFENPENDLAQAFVKGELLWWNRGEGPRRDPKHSR from the coding sequence ATGATCTCCGCCACGACAATTCTCCCCTTGAAACTCGACGCCGTCTGGTATCGCGGGCGTGAGGGCATTCCGCTGATCAAGGATCTCAACCTTGAATTCAGCGCCGGCACGCGCACCATGGTCATCGGCCCCAACGGCGCGGGCAAAAGCCTTCTGCTGCGACTGTGTCACGGTTTGCTCAAGCCCAGCGAAGGACGCATCACGTGGGCGGTCGACACGGCCCGGGCCGCCAAGGCCCAAGCCATGGTGTTCCAGCGCCCGGTGATGCTGCGCAGAAGCGCCCGCGCCAATATCGACTATGCCTTATCGCTGCGCCACGTCGCGAAATCGCAACGCGCCGCCATCATCGACGACGTGTTGATCAAAACCGGCCTCACCCGCCAAGCCGATGCGCCCGCGCACGTGCTGTCGTTCGGTGAGCAACAACGCCTCGCCATCGCCCGGGCTTGGGCGTTGCGGCCGCAGATTCTGTTTCTCGACGAGCCGACCGCCAGCCTGGACCCCAGTGCCACCCACCAGATCGAGGAACTGATCGAAACGTTGCACCGCCAAGGCACCAAAATCGTCATGACCACCCACGATTTGGGTCAAGCCAAGCGTTTGGGCGACGAGGTTCTGTTCATGCATCGCGGACGCCTGTTGGAACAGTCTGCCGCCGCACGGTTTTTCGAAAATCCCGAAAACGACCTGGCGCAAGCCTTCGTCAAGGGCGAACTGTTGTGGTGGAACCGCGGCGAAGGGCCGCGCCGCGACCCCAAGCACAGCCGTTAA